Proteins encoded within one genomic window of Esox lucius isolate fEsoLuc1 chromosome 12, fEsoLuc1.pri, whole genome shotgun sequence:
- the tfcp2 gene encoding transcription factor CP2 isoform X1, whose product MAWALKLPLTDEVIESGLVQDFDASLSGIGQELGAGAYSMSDVLALPIFKQEESNLPPDSENKILPFQYVLCAATSPAIKLHDETLTYLNQGQSYEIRMLDNRKMGELPEITGKMVKSIIRVVFHDRRLQYTEHQQLEGWRWNRPGDRILDLDIPMSVGMVDPRANPTQLNTVEFLWDPSKRTSVFIQVHCISTEFTMRKHGGEKGVPFRIQIDTFKENDGGEYTEHLHSASCQVKVFKPKGADRKQKTDREKMEKRAPQEKEKYQPSYETTILTECSPWPEVTYVNNSPSPGFNSSHNSFPVAEGNGSPSHQPEPVVQVADIESCLTDTILSSHLLTRDSESIHQNLLPTATPQDAQQWLHRNRFSPFCRLFTNFSGADLLKLTREDVIQICGPADGIRLFNALKGRVVRPRLTVYVCQESQQAREQQQKHENGDTASNTFFVYHAIYLEDLTAVELTEKIAQLFNISPRQISQIFKQGPTGIHVLVSDEMIQNFQDEVCFVLDTMKGSDTLSTAETNDGYHIILK is encoded by the exons atggcttgggctctgaaATTACCCCTTACGGACGAGGTCATTGAATCCGGCCTGGTCCAGGACTTTGATGCCAGTCTCTCTGGCATTGGACAGGAACTTGGTGCTGGGGCGTACAGTATGAG TGATGTGCTGGCCCTCCCCATCTTCAAGCAGGAGGAGTCCAACCTGCCACCTGACAGTGAGAACAAGATTCTTCCTTTCCAGTATGTTCTGTGCGCAGCTACCTCACCTGCCATCAAACTGCATGACGAAACGCTTACCTACCTCAACCAAG gGCAGTCTTATGAAATTCGAATGCTTGACAATCGGAAAATGGGGGAACTCCCAGAAATCACTGGCAAAATGGTGAAG AGCATCATCCGAGTGGTCTTCCATGACCGCCGTCTTCAGTACACAGAGCACCAGCAGCTGGAGGGTTGGCGATGGAACAGGCCTGGAGACCGCATCCTTGACCTGG ATATCCCCATGTCAGTTGGTATGGTCGACCCCAGGGCTAACCCTACTCAGCTTAACACTGTGGAGTTCCTCTGGGACCCGTCAAAAAGAACTTCCGTTTTTATCCAG GTTCACTGCATCAGCACTGAGTTCACCATGCGGAAGCACGGCGGAGAGAAGGGTGTGCCTTTCCGCATCCAGATCGACACTTTCAAAGAGAACGATGGTGGAGAGTATACAGAGCACCTGCATTCTGCCAGCTGTCAGGTGAAGGTCTTCAAG CCTAAAGGTGCAGACCGGAAGCAGAagacggacagagagaaaatggagaAGAGGGCTCCTCAGGAGAAGGAGAAATACCAGCCCTCATATGAAACCACCATCCTGACCGAG TGCTCTCCCTGGCCAGAGGTCACCTATGTCAATAACTCTCCTTCGCCAGGCTTCAACAGCTCACACAACAGTTTTCCAGTGGCAGAGGG AAATGGATCCCCCAGTCATCAGCCAGAGCCTGTGGTTCAGGTGGCAGAT ATTGAAAGCTGTCTGACTGATACAATT TTGTCGTCCCATCTACTTACAAGAGACAGTGAAAGTATCCATCAG AACCTGTTACCCACGGCAACACCACAGGATGCACAGCAGTGGCTCCATAGAAACCGCTTTTCACCGTTCTGTCGTCTCTTCACAAATTTTTCAG GGGCAGATCTGTTAAAGCTGACCAGGGAAGATGTCATTCAGATCTGTGGGCCAGCAGATGGTATAAGGCTCTTCAATGCATTGAAAGGGCG ggtggTCCGTCCCAGGCTGACGGTGTATGTGTGCCAGGAATCCCAGCAGGCTCGCGAACAGCAGCAGAAACATGAAAACGGAGACACAGCTAGTAACACTTTTTTCG TGTACCACGCCATCTACCTTGAAGACTTGACAGCAGTGGAGCTGACAGAGAAGATTGCTCAGCTATTCAACATCTCACCCAGACAGATTAGTCAGATTTTTAAACAGGGGCCCACTGGTATACATGTCCTGGTCAGTGATGAG ATGATCCAAAACTTCCAGGATGAAGTGTGCTTTGTTTTGGACACAATGAAAG GATCTGATACTTTATCAACAGCCGAGACGAACGACGGCTATCACATCATCCTGAAATGA
- the tfcp2 gene encoding transcription factor CP2 isoform X3 translates to MAWALKLPLTDEVIESGLVQDFDASLSGIGQELGAGAYSMSDVLALPIFKQEESNLPPDSENKILPFQYVLCAATSPAIKLHDETLTYLNQGQSYEIRMLDNRKMGELPEITGKMVKSIIRVVFHDRRLQYTEHQQLEGWRWNRPGDRILDLDIPMSVGMVDPRANPTQLNTVEFLWDPSKRTSVFIQVHCISTEFTMRKHGGEKGVPFRIQIDTFKENDGGEYTEHLHSASCQVKVFKPKGADRKQKTDREKMEKRAPQEKEKYQPSYETTILTECSPWPEVTYVNNSPSPGFNSSHNSFPVAEGNGSPSHQPEPVVQVADLSSHLLTRDSESIHQNLLPTATPQDAQQWLHRNRFSPFCRLFTNFSGADLLKLTREDVIQICGPADGIRLFNALKGRVVRPRLTVYVCQESQQAREQQQKHENGDTASNTFFVYHAIYLEDLTAVELTEKIAQLFNISPRQISQIFKQGPTGIHVLVSDEMIQNFQDEVCFVLDTMKGSDTLSTAETNDGYHIILK, encoded by the exons atggcttgggctctgaaATTACCCCTTACGGACGAGGTCATTGAATCCGGCCTGGTCCAGGACTTTGATGCCAGTCTCTCTGGCATTGGACAGGAACTTGGTGCTGGGGCGTACAGTATGAG TGATGTGCTGGCCCTCCCCATCTTCAAGCAGGAGGAGTCCAACCTGCCACCTGACAGTGAGAACAAGATTCTTCCTTTCCAGTATGTTCTGTGCGCAGCTACCTCACCTGCCATCAAACTGCATGACGAAACGCTTACCTACCTCAACCAAG gGCAGTCTTATGAAATTCGAATGCTTGACAATCGGAAAATGGGGGAACTCCCAGAAATCACTGGCAAAATGGTGAAG AGCATCATCCGAGTGGTCTTCCATGACCGCCGTCTTCAGTACACAGAGCACCAGCAGCTGGAGGGTTGGCGATGGAACAGGCCTGGAGACCGCATCCTTGACCTGG ATATCCCCATGTCAGTTGGTATGGTCGACCCCAGGGCTAACCCTACTCAGCTTAACACTGTGGAGTTCCTCTGGGACCCGTCAAAAAGAACTTCCGTTTTTATCCAG GTTCACTGCATCAGCACTGAGTTCACCATGCGGAAGCACGGCGGAGAGAAGGGTGTGCCTTTCCGCATCCAGATCGACACTTTCAAAGAGAACGATGGTGGAGAGTATACAGAGCACCTGCATTCTGCCAGCTGTCAGGTGAAGGTCTTCAAG CCTAAAGGTGCAGACCGGAAGCAGAagacggacagagagaaaatggagaAGAGGGCTCCTCAGGAGAAGGAGAAATACCAGCCCTCATATGAAACCACCATCCTGACCGAG TGCTCTCCCTGGCCAGAGGTCACCTATGTCAATAACTCTCCTTCGCCAGGCTTCAACAGCTCACACAACAGTTTTCCAGTGGCAGAGGG AAATGGATCCCCCAGTCATCAGCCAGAGCCTGTGGTTCAGGTGGCAGAT TTGTCGTCCCATCTACTTACAAGAGACAGTGAAAGTATCCATCAG AACCTGTTACCCACGGCAACACCACAGGATGCACAGCAGTGGCTCCATAGAAACCGCTTTTCACCGTTCTGTCGTCTCTTCACAAATTTTTCAG GGGCAGATCTGTTAAAGCTGACCAGGGAAGATGTCATTCAGATCTGTGGGCCAGCAGATGGTATAAGGCTCTTCAATGCATTGAAAGGGCG ggtggTCCGTCCCAGGCTGACGGTGTATGTGTGCCAGGAATCCCAGCAGGCTCGCGAACAGCAGCAGAAACATGAAAACGGAGACACAGCTAGTAACACTTTTTTCG TGTACCACGCCATCTACCTTGAAGACTTGACAGCAGTGGAGCTGACAGAGAAGATTGCTCAGCTATTCAACATCTCACCCAGACAGATTAGTCAGATTTTTAAACAGGGGCCCACTGGTATACATGTCCTGGTCAGTGATGAG ATGATCCAAAACTTCCAGGATGAAGTGTGCTTTGTTTTGGACACAATGAAAG GATCTGATACTTTATCAACAGCCGAGACGAACGACGGCTATCACATCATCCTGAAATGA
- the tfcp2 gene encoding transcription factor CP2 isoform X2, with product MAWALKLPLTDEVIESGLVQDFDASLSGIGQELGAGAYSMSDVLALPIFKQEESNLPPDSENKILPFQYVLCAATSPAIKLHDETLTYLNQGQSYEIRMLDNRKMGELPEITGKMVKSIIRVVFHDRRLQYTEHQQLEGWRWNRPGDRILDLDIPMSVGMVDPRANPTQLNTVEFLWDPSKRTSVFIQVHCISTEFTMRKHGGEKGVPFRIQIDTFKENDGGEYTEHLHSASCQVKVFKPKGADRKQKTDREKMEKRAPQEKEKYQPSYETTILTECSPWPEVTYVNNSPSPGFNSSHNSFPVAEGNGSPSHQPEPVVQVADIESCLTDTILSSHLLTRDSESIHQNLLPTATPQDAQQWLHRNRFSPFCRLFTNFSGADLLKLTREDVIQICGPADGIRLFNALKGRVVRPRLTVYVCQESQQAREQQQKHENGDTASNTFFVYHAIYLEDLTAVELTEKIAQLFNISPRQISQIFKQGPTGIHVLVSDEMIQNFQDEVCFVLDTMKAETNDGYHIILK from the exons atggcttgggctctgaaATTACCCCTTACGGACGAGGTCATTGAATCCGGCCTGGTCCAGGACTTTGATGCCAGTCTCTCTGGCATTGGACAGGAACTTGGTGCTGGGGCGTACAGTATGAG TGATGTGCTGGCCCTCCCCATCTTCAAGCAGGAGGAGTCCAACCTGCCACCTGACAGTGAGAACAAGATTCTTCCTTTCCAGTATGTTCTGTGCGCAGCTACCTCACCTGCCATCAAACTGCATGACGAAACGCTTACCTACCTCAACCAAG gGCAGTCTTATGAAATTCGAATGCTTGACAATCGGAAAATGGGGGAACTCCCAGAAATCACTGGCAAAATGGTGAAG AGCATCATCCGAGTGGTCTTCCATGACCGCCGTCTTCAGTACACAGAGCACCAGCAGCTGGAGGGTTGGCGATGGAACAGGCCTGGAGACCGCATCCTTGACCTGG ATATCCCCATGTCAGTTGGTATGGTCGACCCCAGGGCTAACCCTACTCAGCTTAACACTGTGGAGTTCCTCTGGGACCCGTCAAAAAGAACTTCCGTTTTTATCCAG GTTCACTGCATCAGCACTGAGTTCACCATGCGGAAGCACGGCGGAGAGAAGGGTGTGCCTTTCCGCATCCAGATCGACACTTTCAAAGAGAACGATGGTGGAGAGTATACAGAGCACCTGCATTCTGCCAGCTGTCAGGTGAAGGTCTTCAAG CCTAAAGGTGCAGACCGGAAGCAGAagacggacagagagaaaatggagaAGAGGGCTCCTCAGGAGAAGGAGAAATACCAGCCCTCATATGAAACCACCATCCTGACCGAG TGCTCTCCCTGGCCAGAGGTCACCTATGTCAATAACTCTCCTTCGCCAGGCTTCAACAGCTCACACAACAGTTTTCCAGTGGCAGAGGG AAATGGATCCCCCAGTCATCAGCCAGAGCCTGTGGTTCAGGTGGCAGAT ATTGAAAGCTGTCTGACTGATACAATT TTGTCGTCCCATCTACTTACAAGAGACAGTGAAAGTATCCATCAG AACCTGTTACCCACGGCAACACCACAGGATGCACAGCAGTGGCTCCATAGAAACCGCTTTTCACCGTTCTGTCGTCTCTTCACAAATTTTTCAG GGGCAGATCTGTTAAAGCTGACCAGGGAAGATGTCATTCAGATCTGTGGGCCAGCAGATGGTATAAGGCTCTTCAATGCATTGAAAGGGCG ggtggTCCGTCCCAGGCTGACGGTGTATGTGTGCCAGGAATCCCAGCAGGCTCGCGAACAGCAGCAGAAACATGAAAACGGAGACACAGCTAGTAACACTTTTTTCG TGTACCACGCCATCTACCTTGAAGACTTGACAGCAGTGGAGCTGACAGAGAAGATTGCTCAGCTATTCAACATCTCACCCAGACAGATTAGTCAGATTTTTAAACAGGGGCCCACTGGTATACATGTCCTGGTCAGTGATGAG ATGATCCAAAACTTCCAGGATGAAGTGTGCTTTGTTTTGGACACAATGAAAG CCGAGACGAACGACGGCTATCACATCATCCTGAAATGA